The Algoriphagus halophilus genome window below encodes:
- a CDS encoding group I truncated hemoglobin, protein MSNSTQQIDVSLFDRLGKTDGITRIVEDVIQAHMENPKIQAIFIPYKDTPEKLEVILQHTVDFFSEGSGGPVVYKGRDMVTTHKGMNITPEEYACVVDDIMGVLGKHQIDEASQNEVIKILESLKGMIIGQ, encoded by the coding sequence ATGTCAAACTCAACTCAACAAATAGACGTTTCCCTCTTCGATAGATTGGGAAAAACTGATGGAATCACGAGGATTGTTGAAGATGTGATTCAAGCTCATATGGAGAATCCCAAAATCCAGGCAATTTTTATTCCTTACAAGGATACTCCTGAAAAGCTAGAGGTGATCCTCCAACATACCGTAGATTTTTTTAGTGAAGGAAGTGGTGGACCAGTAGTTTACAAAGGAAGAGATATGGTGACTACCCATAAGGGGATGAACATTACTCCGGAGGAATATGCATGCGTAGTAGATGATATCATGGGGGTATTGGGAAAGCATCAAATAGATGAGGCTTCCCAAAATGAGGTGATCAAAATTCTTGAGTCCCTAAAAGGGATGATCATTGGGCAATAA
- a CDS encoding nickel-binding protein has protein sequence MPIYMDRHDISADVTAENVADLHKEDLKIQAKFNCKGLTYWFDESKKIAFCLIEAPNKDAIHKMHQHAHGEVPNQIIEVDPHLVESFLGRIKDPFQSSPNTQELINESAQRVIMCLRFEPLQLRDLTVLKWKSILQSFLNVLKEKLNKYEGSIGNKVGSQFLLSFKDLQDAISYGQELVKHLKIGKPLLNIKIGLSTGMPLSDGNDLFEHVISKSIALSYFKTNGIILSDSYLINQKGLQKNMPINLSKEDLKILYHLLEFVKKEWQNPQVKVEDFGHTLGLSKTLMYRNMIRLTGKSPNNFLRKYRLDQALDQLTMQEKSLTEIAFESGFNSGTYFSKCFRKQFGTLPSSYLKTFSDPEPNVQ, from the coding sequence ATGCCCATTTACATGGACCGACACGATATTTCAGCAGATGTTACTGCAGAAAACGTGGCTGATTTGCATAAAGAAGACCTTAAGATTCAAGCCAAGTTCAATTGCAAGGGTTTAACCTACTGGTTTGACGAATCCAAAAAAATAGCTTTTTGTCTGATTGAGGCCCCCAATAAAGATGCAATTCACAAGATGCATCAACATGCCCATGGAGAAGTTCCCAATCAAATCATAGAAGTGGACCCTCATTTAGTTGAATCCTTTTTAGGTAGGATCAAAGACCCTTTTCAATCTTCTCCCAATACACAAGAATTAATCAATGAATCCGCACAAAGGGTGATTATGTGTCTTCGGTTTGAACCGCTACAACTAAGAGATCTAACTGTATTGAAATGGAAGAGTATTCTTCAAAGCTTCTTGAATGTCCTTAAAGAAAAGCTAAACAAATACGAAGGGAGCATAGGAAATAAAGTTGGGTCTCAATTTTTATTGTCATTTAAAGACCTTCAAGATGCGATTAGCTATGGCCAAGAGCTAGTAAAGCATTTAAAAATTGGAAAGCCTCTACTCAATATAAAAATCGGACTATCTACCGGCATGCCTCTCAGCGATGGCAATGATCTTTTTGAGCATGTAATATCAAAGTCAATCGCATTGAGTTATTTTAAAACAAATGGGATCATTCTTTCGGATTCCTATTTGATAAACCAAAAAGGCCTACAAAAAAATATGCCTATCAATTTATCTAAAGAGGATTTAAAAATACTATATCATCTTTTAGAGTTTGTAAAAAAGGAATGGCAAAACCCACAAGTGAAGGTCGAAGATTTTGGTCATACATTGGGATTGAGCAAAACTTTGATGTACCGAAACATGATCCGACTCACTGGAAAATCCCCGAATAACTTTTTACGCAAATACAGGCTGGATCAAGCATTGGATCAATTAACCATGCAGGAAAAATCACTCACCGAAATCGCCTTTGAATCAGGATTTAACAGCGGAACTTATTTTTCAAAATGCTTCCGAAAACAGTTTGGGACTCTTCCTTCCTCTTATTTAAAAACATTCAGTGATCCTGAACCAAATGTGCAGTAA
- a CDS encoding D-arabinono-1,4-lactone oxidase has product MKRKEFIKTSSVLFAGSLLSPYLACTPQNTTKEDLQEIIRKNWAGNYTYQAKNLYEPNSVEELQNLIKSLNKQKALGSRHCFNNIADSPENQISTRNLNQIVSLDEGNKTLTVEAGARYGDFSEELYQKGYALHNLASLPHITVAGACATATHGSGVNNGNLATSVVAVELIKPTGELVKINREHPDFPAVVVGLGAFGIISKVTLAIQDAFDVRQDVFQDLPLSSVENNFDEIMSSGYSVSLFTDWMDNKVSEVWVKRRMDNNPQELGDDFYGAKAATKNLHPIVELSAEACSEQMGVPGPWYDRLPHFKMGFTPSAGEELQSEYFIPREHAVAAIMAVEKLKEEINPHLMITEIRTIAADNFWMSPCYQQDSIAIHFTWKPKTKEVMETLPKIEEVLAPFGVKPHWGKLFTISPALLHVLYEKFPEFLALANSYDPDGKFRNSYLDLNIYKM; this is encoded by the coding sequence ATGAAAAGGAAAGAATTTATCAAAACATCATCAGTACTTTTTGCTGGGAGTCTACTTTCCCCCTACTTAGCATGTACTCCCCAAAATACAACGAAAGAAGACCTTCAAGAAATCATTAGGAAAAACTGGGCTGGAAATTATACCTACCAAGCAAAAAACCTATATGAGCCCAACTCGGTAGAAGAACTACAAAATCTAATCAAGTCTTTAAACAAGCAAAAAGCTTTAGGTTCCAGACATTGTTTTAATAATATTGCCGATAGCCCGGAAAATCAAATCTCCACCAGAAACTTAAATCAAATTGTCTCACTGGATGAAGGAAATAAGACCCTCACCGTAGAGGCAGGCGCTCGATATGGGGATTTTTCTGAAGAACTCTATCAAAAAGGATACGCCCTACATAATCTAGCCTCTTTGCCCCATATTACTGTGGCCGGTGCATGTGCCACGGCAACGCATGGCTCTGGTGTAAATAATGGAAATTTAGCGACCTCGGTAGTAGCAGTAGAATTAATCAAGCCAACAGGTGAACTGGTTAAAATTAATCGAGAACACCCAGACTTTCCTGCTGTGGTAGTAGGCTTAGGAGCTTTTGGTATTATCAGTAAAGTTACATTAGCAATTCAGGATGCCTTTGACGTGAGACAAGATGTTTTCCAGGATTTACCACTCTCATCTGTGGAAAATAACTTTGATGAAATCATGTCCAGTGGTTATAGTGTCAGCTTGTTTACAGACTGGATGGATAATAAGGTTAGCGAAGTTTGGGTAAAAAGAAGAATGGACAACAATCCACAAGAGTTGGGAGATGATTTTTATGGAGCAAAAGCAGCTACTAAAAACCTGCATCCCATCGTAGAACTATCTGCGGAAGCTTGTTCAGAGCAAATGGGAGTTCCCGGTCCTTGGTACGATAGACTTCCTCATTTTAAAATGGGATTCACCCCAAGTGCTGGAGAGGAATTGCAATCTGAATATTTTATTCCCAGAGAACACGCAGTAGCGGCAATCATGGCAGTAGAAAAACTGAAAGAGGAAATTAACCCTCACTTAATGATTACTGAAATTAGAACCATCGCTGCAGACAACTTTTGGATGAGCCCATGCTATCAACAAGATTCAATCGCCATTCACTTTACCTGGAAGCCAAAAACCAAGGAAGTAATGGAAACCTTACCAAAAATTGAAGAGGTACTGGCTCCATTCGGAGTTAAACCTCACTGGGGCAAATTATTCACGATTTCTCCTGCCCTCCTTCATGTTTTGTATGAGAAATTTCCTGAATTCCTAGCCTTGGCCAATAGCTATGATCCTGATGGAAAGTTTCGAAATAGTTATCTGGATTTGAATATTTATAAAATGTAG
- a CDS encoding proton-conducting transporter transmembrane domain-containing protein, whose protein sequence is MLQNLLTSLTLVSPVVFILTAIVSWFQPGIRPFFLKKLATAASIISISIAALSGFFVAKYSLLESPFYGIADLGFSIRLDSLSVIMLNMIALLGFIVIRFSLNYLDGDSRHGTFIGRLAAAIASVQLLVLSGNLGILFIAWVLTSMSLHRLLVFYKERPGAIIAARKKFIVARLGDVSLLASVILLYSKFGTGNLEVLFQTIKTNLATGISMPGIELVAVLLALAAILKSAQFPTHGWLIEVMETPTPVSALLHAGLLNAGPFLIIRMAFVMDASTYASGILIGIGGFTALFASVVFLTQTSVKTALGYSSVAHMGFSLMTCGLGVYPAAMLHLVSHSFYKAHSFLSSGSVIEVIRASNVINSKRIGSPIRILMGALLALGLYSGFAMLWGIDPEKELSLLAIGGIIILGLTRLFTSALDSNGGKKLILKAIALSILVTLSFFTLESGAHFLLSSQVPELTQPNLFESILLGIMLMAFGITVFIQIITPTLSSNPTYLALAVHIRNGLYINTIFDRMVRSLYTHKPLQHPVLISRTVKQKSRQEETLEKTLAEA, encoded by the coding sequence ATGCTTCAAAACCTACTTACATCTCTCACCTTAGTTTCTCCTGTTGTCTTTATTTTGACAGCAATAGTTTCTTGGTTCCAACCGGGAATTCGACCATTTTTTCTTAAAAAATTGGCAACGGCTGCTTCGATCATAAGTATTTCCATCGCCGCTTTAAGCGGTTTTTTTGTAGCCAAATACTCCTTATTGGAATCTCCATTTTATGGAATAGCAGATTTGGGATTCAGTATTAGATTGGATTCACTGAGTGTAATTATGCTGAATATGATTGCCTTATTAGGATTTATTGTGATCAGATTTAGCTTGAATTACTTAGATGGTGATTCCCGACATGGAACATTCATCGGAAGACTGGCAGCAGCCATTGCTTCTGTTCAGCTCTTGGTCCTTTCCGGAAACCTAGGAATACTATTTATTGCTTGGGTACTCACTAGCATGTCTCTTCATAGATTACTGGTATTTTACAAGGAAAGACCTGGTGCTATCATTGCTGCCCGCAAAAAATTCATTGTGGCACGTCTTGGAGATGTCAGCCTTTTGGCATCAGTAATTCTACTGTATTCAAAATTTGGGACTGGAAATTTGGAAGTACTTTTCCAAACAATAAAAACCAATCTGGCTACTGGAATCTCCATGCCAGGAATCGAGCTGGTTGCAGTACTACTAGCATTGGCAGCTATCTTGAAATCTGCTCAATTCCCTACCCACGGTTGGTTGATAGAAGTGATGGAAACCCCTACTCCTGTATCTGCACTTTTGCATGCAGGGCTACTTAATGCAGGGCCATTTCTGATTATTAGAATGGCTTTTGTAATGGATGCAAGTACTTACGCATCGGGAATCCTAATCGGAATTGGAGGGTTTACCGCGCTTTTTGCATCGGTAGTTTTCCTTACTCAAACATCTGTCAAAACAGCTTTGGGATATTCAAGTGTGGCACACATGGGATTTAGCCTGATGACTTGTGGTTTGGGAGTATATCCTGCCGCGATGCTTCACTTGGTTTCACATTCCTTTTATAAAGCCCATTCCTTCCTATCCTCAGGAAGTGTAATCGAGGTAATCAGAGCTTCAAATGTTATTAATTCCAAACGAATTGGTAGTCCAATAAGAATATTGATGGGTGCCCTTTTGGCTTTGGGCTTATATTCAGGGTTCGCCATGCTTTGGGGCATAGACCCAGAAAAAGAGCTATCCTTACTCGCCATTGGAGGAATCATCATCTTGGGGCTGACTCGACTCTTTACATCCGCATTAGATTCTAATGGAGGAAAGAAGCTGATCCTAAAAGCCATTGCATTATCAATCCTGGTCACCTTATCCTTCTTCACCCTTGAATCAGGTGCACACTTCCTGCTTTCATCTCAGGTTCCAGAATTGACTCAGCCCAATTTGTTTGAAAGCATCTTATTAGGCATCATGTTGATGGCCTTTGGAATTACAGTGTTCATTCAAATCATTACCCCTACCCTATCCTCCAATCCTACCTACTTGGCACTGGCGGTTCATATTAGAAATGGGTTATATATCAATACCATATTTGACAGAATGGTGAGATCGCTGTATACGCACAAACCTCTTCAGCATCCGGTTTTGATTTCAAGAACAGTTAAACAAAAATCCCGACAAGAGGAAACTTTGGAAAAAACTCTTGCAGAAGCTTAA
- a CDS encoding alpha/beta hydrolase has protein sequence MKRFVAIGGLVALSIIAAYFIIQQIKTEAIVALIVTVPEKPSPLDSLPIQKIKIPIKKRILAANYYQKDENAPAIFICTGNGEALYEWLEVQQYLYEQGFSSFVFSYSGFGNSTGKTTSTSLFEDALAAYQQFILLTPNASKRFAMSHSLGGTPLLGIASQLDPAPEKLVVHAAFSSIVELLIDLKIATSNSKLLWPNLWNNAEFVEEIELPILFVHSKNDHTIPYKHSQQLLEHTGENGSLLLLEKYGHNAIYQNVSDSLYRPILEFIRK, from the coding sequence ATGAAAAGATTTGTAGCTATAGGAGGTTTGGTTGCTTTATCGATCATTGCTGCCTATTTCATAATTCAACAAATCAAAACAGAGGCAATTGTAGCTTTAATCGTTACTGTTCCAGAAAAACCCAGCCCACTGGATTCTTTACCTATCCAAAAGATAAAAATCCCCATTAAAAAAAGAATTCTTGCTGCGAACTACTACCAAAAGGATGAAAATGCTCCTGCAATTTTCATTTGTACCGGCAATGGGGAAGCTTTATATGAATGGCTGGAAGTTCAACAATATCTCTATGAGCAAGGATTTTCCTCATTTGTATTTAGCTATTCCGGGTTTGGAAATAGTACAGGAAAGACAACCTCAACCAGTTTATTTGAAGATGCATTAGCCGCATACCAACAGTTTATTTTACTTACTCCAAATGCCAGTAAGCGCTTTGCAATGTCTCATTCTCTTGGAGGAACTCCCCTTTTGGGCATTGCAAGTCAACTTGATCCTGCGCCCGAAAAGCTTGTGGTGCATGCTGCTTTTTCTTCCATTGTAGAACTCCTAATAGATTTAAAAATTGCTACAAGTAATTCCAAATTACTCTGGCCCAATCTATGGAATAATGCAGAGTTTGTAGAAGAAATCGAGCTCCCTATTTTATTCGTCCACAGTAAAAATGACCATACTATCCCTTATAAACATAGTCAACAGCTCCTAGAACATACCGGTGAGAATGGATCTCTCTTGCTTCTTGAAAAGTATGGACACAATGCCATTTATCAGAACGTATCCGACAGTTTGTATAGACCAATTTTAGAATTCATACGAAAATAA
- a CDS encoding LysR family transcriptional regulator: MNYTIHQLQIFLKVVQTRSITKASEELFMTQPAVSIQLKNLQDQFEIPLTEVIGRQLYITDFGREIAQVAERVIQELDNITYKTQAYQGILTGRLSISSASTGKYVIPYFLSGFMELHTGIDLVLDVTNKSRVIESLKNNETDFALVSVVPEKLPIEEELLIENKLYLIGNQDFRDEKKPLIYREEGSATRLAMEKYFEEHQGKQRKRMELTSNEAVKQAVIAGLGYSIMPMIGIHNELVNKELFILESVDLPIKTEWRLIWLKGKKLSPISQAFLEFIRSEKQHILEQSFSWYLSH; encoded by the coding sequence ATGAATTACACGATACATCAGTTACAGATCTTTTTAAAAGTAGTACAGACAAGGAGTATTACTAAGGCCTCTGAGGAGCTTTTCATGACGCAACCAGCAGTCTCTATCCAGTTGAAAAATCTTCAGGATCAATTTGAAATCCCTTTGACTGAGGTCATTGGTCGCCAGTTGTACATTACAGATTTTGGGAGGGAAATCGCCCAGGTAGCAGAGCGGGTGATACAAGAGTTGGATAATATCACCTATAAAACCCAAGCTTATCAAGGGATTTTGACTGGGCGACTAAGCATTTCTTCTGCTTCAACCGGGAAGTATGTCATTCCATACTTTCTATCAGGATTTATGGAATTGCATACCGGCATTGATTTGGTTTTGGATGTGACCAATAAAAGCCGTGTGATAGAGAGCCTAAAGAACAATGAAACCGATTTTGCCTTGGTGTCGGTTGTTCCTGAAAAGCTACCTATTGAAGAAGAGCTATTGATAGAAAATAAACTTTATCTTATTGGAAATCAAGATTTTAGAGATGAGAAAAAGCCCTTGATTTATAGAGAAGAAGGGTCTGCTACCCGATTGGCCATGGAAAAATATTTTGAGGAGCACCAAGGAAAGCAGAGAAAAAGGATGGAGTTGACTTCCAATGAAGCAGTAAAACAAGCAGTGATTGCAGGACTGGGTTATTCCATCATGCCCATGATTGGGATTCATAATGAATTAGTCAATAAAGAATTATTTATACTTGAATCTGTGGATTTACCCATCAAAACAGAATGGCGTTTGATTTGGCTCAAAGGCAAAAAACTTTCCCCCATTAGTCAGGCATTTCTAGAATTTATTCGTTCTGAAAAGCAACATATCCTGGAACAAAGCTTCAGTTGGTATTTAAGTCATTAA
- a CDS encoding SAM-dependent methyltransferase produces the protein MPDHPAITLIQQFSSSLQNSEIESLQAERLINDIHSHFSKLTDISGFDLKVEYLAAVPTSKGKALGLNHAAQCLLDYRRTVKFVKAILQAIKERQALHPEEAIQVFYAGCGPYAPFLTLIAPLFSSDEIQFTLLEINENSLNSANKLIQSLGLSDFLKTAFLEDAVTVQVPDPGHYHILISETLDALLYRECYVPILNNLLPQFDSEVILIPENVTIHLSSRKNSDTQDPEEEEISTILNVRETLSTLSKEQLSSAFLPDVVIPISTIEIQPNHRFILDTIVHIYKNIALFRNESSLTLPIELPIECAANAQSLIFNYYLEPEVELKYRVQ, from the coding sequence ATGCCAGATCACCCAGCTATTACATTAATCCAACAATTCAGCTCTTCATTACAAAACAGTGAGATAGAGTCACTTCAGGCCGAACGATTAATTAATGATATCCACAGTCATTTTTCCAAGCTGACTGATATTTCTGGCTTTGACTTGAAAGTTGAATATTTAGCCGCCGTCCCAACTTCAAAAGGAAAAGCGCTTGGTCTTAATCATGCTGCTCAATGCCTATTGGATTACCGTCGAACGGTGAAATTTGTCAAGGCTATTTTACAAGCCATCAAAGAAAGGCAAGCGCTACACCCAGAAGAAGCAATTCAGGTCTTTTATGCTGGATGCGGCCCATATGCCCCCTTTTTAACCTTAATAGCTCCACTTTTTTCTTCTGATGAGATTCAATTCACTCTCCTAGAGATCAATGAAAATTCCCTCAACTCAGCCAATAAATTAATCCAATCTTTAGGTTTATCAGACTTTTTAAAGACGGCTTTTCTCGAAGATGCAGTAACTGTTCAAGTTCCTGATCCAGGCCACTACCATATTCTAATCAGTGAAACATTGGATGCCTTGTTATACCGGGAATGTTATGTTCCAATTTTGAATAATTTACTGCCTCAATTTGATTCAGAGGTGATCTTGATTCCGGAAAATGTGACCATTCACCTCAGCTCACGAAAAAACTCCGACACACAAGACCCCGAAGAGGAAGAAATCAGCACCATTTTAAATGTTCGGGAAACCCTATCTACCTTATCAAAAGAACAACTTTCCAGCGCTTTTTTACCTGATGTCGTCATCCCTATTTCTACAATAGAAATTCAGCCCAATCACCGATTTATCCTTGATACTATTGTCCACATCTATAAGAACATTGCTCTTTTCAGAAATGAATCCTCGCTTACTTTACCCATTGAACTACCTATAGAATGTGCGGCTAATGCTCAATCATTGATTTTCAATTACTATTTGGAGCCTGAAGTTGAATTGAAATATAGGGTTCAATGA
- a CDS encoding YbcC family protein → MSHLKTSTMNTLENLDQDFKILMKSMKTAGKKIAPVWPLENFVAVNPYLGFTEKRFEQVAHELATAGDIQMTLPSSFYLKKIEEGSLKKEDILQVLKQRKSKLGYKEFIQSVEKNKDSDESMIYVSTVADLATQVTQKDWNRFVTSRISQWAASYFDKGQAIWIAADQKESIFKAWKTEAQFDKTPELSGLKDFRKIIQSFPDHPIQAAQKAIELLGIPVDQTSFYFHRLLLKQGGWAAHVARLDWDNQLAAGKDGMMEEFLAVLICWEAGLLKSLQGFEIMTLWEDLKDQWIGSEADLEVNKQLTENLILQEAFDLATQRKLIEKFKNIKGENKTKKEQPKAQAVFCIDVRSEVFRRNLELVDQSIETLGFAGFFGFPINYIPLGHQSGEAQCPVLLKTGPTIEEQLPDPETHEKAVKERILSHQLGNVWKSFKSGAVTCFSFVSPMGISYLPKIFTDSFRWTRPVPHPDKQGISSSILKGKTVQLEPHYHETDTAGIPLDQQIQMAKNALKAMSLTDDFGKFVLIVGHGSSTVNNPHATGYDCGACGGHTGEANAKVAAAVLNNREVRTGLLQENIFIPVQTIFLACLHDTTTDEVTIFNEQQVPSHRSQELEELKNSLKNAGKASRTERALRMSSQKNSSVEKMIFAKSKDWSETRPEWGLAGCSTFVVANREKTRNLDLEGKSFLHSYDWKKDQGFSILELIMTAPMVVTSWINLQYYGSTVDNKHHGSGNKTLHNVTSGLGVIEGFSGDLRVGLPFQAVHDGENYQHEPNRLQVIIHAPLEAINGVLEKHPSVKNLCDNEWIFLMAMDEEGHISDRYKGNLKWESLTQHVA, encoded by the coding sequence ATGAGCCATCTCAAAACCTCTACCATGAATACACTTGAAAATCTGGATCAGGATTTTAAAATCCTGATGAAATCCATGAAAACAGCAGGAAAGAAAATCGCACCTGTCTGGCCGTTGGAGAATTTTGTAGCTGTAAACCCCTACCTCGGATTTACTGAAAAGAGATTTGAGCAGGTAGCACATGAATTGGCTACAGCGGGAGACATTCAAATGACCCTTCCTAGCTCTTTCTACCTCAAAAAAATCGAGGAAGGAAGTTTGAAAAAGGAGGACATTCTTCAGGTTTTGAAGCAAAGAAAAAGCAAACTAGGATATAAGGAGTTTATTCAATCAGTAGAAAAAAACAAGGATTCCGATGAATCCATGATTTATGTCTCTACAGTGGCAGACTTAGCTACGCAAGTCACCCAAAAGGACTGGAACCGTTTTGTCACCTCCAGAATATCTCAATGGGCAGCCTCCTATTTCGACAAGGGACAGGCGATCTGGATTGCGGCAGATCAAAAGGAAAGTATTTTCAAAGCTTGGAAAACGGAAGCCCAATTTGATAAAACTCCTGAGCTGAGTGGTTTAAAGGATTTTAGAAAAATCATCCAATCTTTTCCTGACCATCCGATCCAAGCTGCTCAAAAAGCAATTGAATTACTTGGAATACCAGTTGATCAAACCTCATTTTACTTTCATAGACTACTCCTGAAACAAGGAGGATGGGCAGCTCATGTAGCTAGATTAGATTGGGATAATCAATTAGCAGCAGGAAAAGATGGGATGATGGAGGAATTTCTTGCTGTACTGATTTGCTGGGAAGCTGGTCTGTTGAAAAGCCTTCAAGGTTTTGAAATCATGACTTTGTGGGAAGATCTAAAAGATCAATGGATCGGAAGTGAAGCAGACTTGGAAGTCAACAAGCAACTCACCGAAAATCTGATTCTTCAAGAAGCATTTGATTTGGCTACTCAACGTAAGCTGATAGAGAAATTTAAAAATATTAAAGGCGAAAATAAAACAAAGAAAGAGCAGCCTAAGGCTCAGGCAGTATTTTGCATCGATGTAAGATCCGAAGTCTTCCGAAGAAACTTGGAATTAGTGGATCAGTCGATCGAAACCCTGGGATTTGCCGGATTTTTCGGATTCCCGATCAACTACATACCCCTAGGACATCAAAGTGGAGAGGCACAATGTCCGGTTTTACTGAAAACAGGACCTACAATTGAGGAGCAGCTTCCTGATCCTGAAACCCATGAGAAAGCAGTCAAAGAACGTATTTTGTCCCATCAACTTGGAAATGTTTGGAAATCATTCAAATCGGGAGCGGTCACCTGCTTCAGCTTTGTGAGTCCCATGGGTATCTCTTATCTACCTAAGATCTTCACAGATTCCTTCCGGTGGACAAGACCGGTTCCCCATCCAGATAAACAAGGAATTTCTTCCAGCATTTTAAAGGGTAAAACCGTCCAATTGGAACCACATTACCATGAAACAGACACGGCAGGGATTCCACTTGATCAACAAATTCAAATGGCCAAAAATGCCTTAAAAGCCATGTCGCTAACGGATGATTTTGGAAAATTTGTCCTAATAGTCGGACATGGTTCTAGTACCGTAAATAACCCTCATGCCACAGGATATGATTGTGGGGCCTGTGGAGGACATACAGGCGAGGCCAATGCCAAAGTAGCAGCAGCCGTGTTAAACAACCGGGAAGTAAGAACCGGCTTACTCCAAGAAAATATCTTCATCCCTGTTCAGACCATCTTCCTGGCCTGTTTACATGATACTACTACTGACGAGGTGACCATTTTCAATGAACAGCAGGTACCCTCCCACAGATCACAAGAATTGGAAGAACTGAAAAATTCCCTAAAAAATGCCGGGAAAGCTTCCAGAACAGAGCGAGCACTTCGAATGTCAAGTCAAAAGAATTCAAGTGTAGAAAAGATGATTTTTGCCAAAAGCAAGGATTGGTCAGAAACCCGACCCGAATGGGGATTGGCTGGCTGCTCCACATTTGTGGTTGCCAACCGGGAGAAAACAAGAAATCTGGACCTAGAAGGAAAATCTTTCCTACATTCTTATGATTGGAAAAAAGATCAAGGCTTCTCCATCCTCGAGTTGATTATGACTGCTCCTATGGTTGTGACGAGTTGGATCAACCTCCAATATTATGGATCAACTGTGGACAACAAGCACCATGGATCTGGGAACAAAACCTTACACAATGTCACATCTGGACTGGGAGTTATAGAAGGATTCTCCGGAGATTTAAGAGTAGGGCTTCCTTTTCAAGCTGTTCATGATGGAGAGAATTATCAACATGAGCCCAATCGATTACAGGTGATTATTCATGCGCCTCTTGAGGCTATCAATGGGGTCTTAGAAAAGCACCCCTCTGTAAAAAATCTATGCGATAATGAATGGATATTTCTAATGGCCATGGATGAGGAAGGCCACATTTCCGATAGGTACAAAGGGAACCTGAAATGGGAAAGCTTAACCCAACATGTAGCCTAA
- a CDS encoding twin-arginine translocation signal domain-containing protein codes for MKEDIKQSRRNFIGLVATGAVASGLSLLPNSLQAKINKDASSGFAMSNMGAGGAELDEEIKKIGKKKHPVSYDISQAIPWGFIWSNVYYMTNAETGTPGEQLGVFNVLRHHGMIFALNNETISKYKLGEFFGYNDPVTKQPAVKNPYYIPEDGVFPLPGLAGIKGLQDQGAVFCVCDMARKVNAMFVAQKMGLKQEEVYQDFVSGTLPGILPAPSGVWALGRLAENKIAYIDSSLG; via the coding sequence ATGAAAGAGGATATCAAACAATCAAGAAGAAATTTCATTGGCTTAGTTGCCACAGGGGCGGTTGCCTCTGGTCTTAGTTTACTTCCTAACAGCCTTCAAGCTAAAATCAACAAAGATGCTTCATCCGGATTTGCCATGAGCAATATGGGGGCTGGTGGAGCGGAACTGGATGAGGAGATCAAAAAAATAGGGAAGAAGAAGCATCCAGTTTCCTACGATATCTCTCAAGCTATTCCATGGGGATTCATTTGGTCCAATGTGTATTATATGACTAATGCAGAGACTGGTACCCCAGGCGAACAGCTTGGTGTTTTTAATGTACTTCGTCATCACGGGATGATATTCGCCTTGAACAATGAGACGATTTCCAAGTATAAGCTGGGAGAATTTTTTGGGTATAATGACCCAGTTACCAAGCAACCTGCAGTAAAAAATCCTTACTATATCCCAGAGGATGGGGTTTTTCCACTTCCGGGTCTTGCTGGGATCAAAGGATTGCAGGATCAGGGTGCAGTTTTCTGTGTTTGTGATATGGCTAGAAAAGTAAATGCCATGTTTGTGGCCCAGAAGATGGGCTTGAAACAAGAGGAGGTTTATCAGGATTTTGTATCAGGAACTCTTCCTGGGATTCTACCTGCCCCTTCAGGAGTTTGGGCTTTAGGTCGATTGGCAGAGAATAAAATTGCCTATATCGATTCAAGCTTAGGTTAA